The Cyclobacteriaceae bacterium genome includes a region encoding these proteins:
- the thrS gene encoding threonine--tRNA ligase, which produces MSEVKITLPDGSSRNYPSGVTGLAIAQSISEGLARNALAIEVNGEIWDLSRSIDKDSSIKIFTWTDKGGKYAFWHSSAHLFAEALEALYPGVKFGIGPPIENGFYYDVDLGDIPFGDDDLKKVEAKMLELARKSNVFVRSDVSKADALDYFKKKGDPYKIELIENLQDGSITFYKQGDFTDLCRGPHIPNTGFIKAIKLLSVAGAYWRGDEKNKMLKRIYGITFPKAKELEEYLHMLEEAKKRDHRKLGKELELFAFSEKVGLGLPLWLPKGTVLRERLEQFMRKAQIKAGYDPVVTPHIGSKQLYVTSGHYEKYGKDSFQPIHTPEEGEEFLLKPMNCPHHCEIYKVKPRSYKDLPIRFAEFGTVYRYEQSGELHGLTRVRGFTQDDAHIFCRPDQVKEEFVKVIDLVFHVFTSLGFENYTAQVSLRDPENKGKYIGEDAFWDKAEREIQEAADERGLKTVAVKGEAAFYGPKLDFMVKDALGRSWQLGTIQVDYQLPKRFELEYVGSDNQKHTPVMIHRAPFGSIERFIAVLIEHCAGNFPIWLSPEQVAVLPISERFNEYASKVIMELKNQDIRGYLDDRDEKIGRKIRDAEVKKVPYMLIVGEKEASEGMVSIRRHGEGDKGSVSLGEFIKQFSTEFSMPVQA; this is translated from the coding sequence GCCGATCAATTGATAAGGATTCATCTATCAAGATATTCACGTGGACGGATAAGGGTGGCAAGTATGCTTTCTGGCATTCGTCTGCTCACTTGTTTGCTGAAGCTTTAGAGGCATTGTATCCCGGAGTAAAGTTTGGTATTGGTCCGCCAATCGAGAATGGTTTCTACTACGACGTGGATCTTGGCGACATTCCTTTTGGCGATGATGATCTTAAAAAAGTTGAAGCAAAAATGCTGGAACTGGCGCGCAAGAGCAATGTGTTTGTGCGCAGTGATGTTTCGAAAGCTGATGCACTGGATTATTTTAAAAAGAAAGGTGATCCGTATAAGATTGAATTGATTGAAAATCTTCAGGATGGATCGATCACCTTCTATAAGCAAGGTGACTTCACGGATCTATGCCGTGGACCTCATATTCCAAATACAGGTTTCATTAAAGCTATCAAGCTTCTCAGTGTGGCAGGTGCTTACTGGCGCGGCGATGAAAAGAACAAGATGCTGAAGCGCATCTATGGAATCACTTTTCCTAAAGCAAAAGAGCTTGAAGAATATCTTCACATGCTGGAGGAGGCAAAGAAGCGTGACCATCGTAAGTTGGGTAAAGAACTTGAGCTGTTTGCTTTCTCAGAAAAAGTTGGATTGGGTTTACCATTATGGTTGCCGAAAGGAACTGTCTTACGTGAACGTCTTGAACAATTTATGCGTAAAGCGCAGATCAAGGCAGGTTATGACCCTGTAGTAACCCCACATATTGGAAGTAAGCAATTGTATGTGACTTCTGGTCACTATGAGAAATACGGTAAAGATTCCTTTCAGCCGATCCATACCCCTGAAGAGGGAGAGGAGTTTCTACTGAAGCCAATGAACTGTCCTCACCATTGTGAAATTTATAAAGTGAAGCCAAGGTCATATAAAGATCTTCCGATACGCTTTGCTGAGTTTGGAACAGTGTACCGTTATGAACAAAGCGGCGAGCTACATGGGTTAACAAGAGTGAGAGGATTTACTCAGGATGACGCTCATATTTTCTGTCGCCCGGATCAGGTGAAAGAAGAGTTTGTGAAAGTGATTGACCTGGTCTTCCATGTATTTACTTCTTTGGGATTTGAAAATTATACCGCTCAGGTTTCGCTCCGTGATCCTGAGAACAAGGGCAAGTATATTGGAGAGGATGCTTTTTGGGATAAGGCAGAACGTGAGATCCAGGAAGCCGCTGACGAAAGAGGTTTGAAAACTGTGGCTGTCAAAGGAGAGGCTGCTTTCTATGGTCCTAAGCTTGATTTTATGGTTAAGGATGCGCTGGGCAGAAGCTGGCAGCTTGGCACTATCCAGGTTGACTATCAGCTTCCTAAGCGTTTTGAGCTTGAGTATGTTGGATCCGACAACCAGAAGCATACACCAGTAATGATTCACCGGGCGCCTTTTGGTTCGATAGAGCGCTTCATAGCAGTCCTGATTGAGCATTGTGCTGGTAATTTCCCAATCTGGCTGTCGCCGGAACAGGTCGCTGTATTGCCTATTTCTGAGCGATTCAATGAATATGCCAGCAAGGTTATCATGGAATTAAAGAATCAGGATATCCGTGGGTATCTGGATGACCGGGATGAGAAAATTGGTCGTAAAATTAGGGACGCAGAAGTTAAGAAAGTGCCATACATGCTTATTGTAGGTGAAAAAGAGGCATCTGAGGGCATGGTTTCAATAAGAAGACATGGAGAGGGCGATAAGGGATCAGTTTCTCTGGGCGAATTTATAAAGCAGTTTTCGACCGAATTTTCGATGCCTGTTCAAGCTTAA